One genomic window of Kosmotoga olearia TBF 19.5.1 includes the following:
- a CDS encoding HAD family hydrolase encodes MGINTLCYLFDLDGTLTTLDDDTFIKIYFKLLSEYSRDRVDPKRLLATILTAVKNLEVEVETRENNYQRFMRFFSKKMGDKSQQWYESFFNKFYETDFDGLETFIKPRENAVKALLELKKQGHRIVLATNPVFPYIAIEKRIRWVGLTPEIFDHITTMENSHFVKPLPDYYLEIMETVGVSPKECIMIGNDEIMDGACRNVGIAYINVMELEVLLKDL; translated from the coding sequence ATGGGTATCAACACGTTGTGTTACCTCTTTGATCTTGATGGAACCCTGACTACCCTGGATGACGATACTTTTATTAAGATCTATTTTAAGCTACTTTCGGAATATTCCCGGGACAGGGTAGACCCAAAAAGATTGTTGGCAACCATATTAACAGCCGTTAAAAATCTTGAGGTAGAGGTTGAGACGCGGGAAAACAATTACCAGCGTTTTATGAGGTTTTTCTCTAAGAAGATGGGAGACAAGAGCCAGCAATGGTATGAGAGCTTTTTCAACAAATTCTATGAAACGGATTTTGACGGGCTTGAGACTTTTATAAAACCGCGGGAAAATGCAGTGAAAGCTTTGCTGGAGTTAAAAAAACAGGGGCACAGAATTGTTCTGGCAACCAATCCGGTCTTCCCATACATAGCTATCGAAAAAAGGATTCGATGGGTGGGTCTCACTCCAGAAATATTCGACCATATTACCACGATGGAGAACAGCCATTTTGTTAAACCATTGCCGGATTATTATCTAGAAATCATGGAAACTGTCGGCGTTTCGCCGAAGGAATGCATTATGATCGGGAACGATGAGATAATGGATGGCGCCTGCAGAAATGTTGGTATTGCATATATCAATGTTATGGAGCTGGAAGTGTTGTTGAAGGATCTTTAG
- the pulA gene encoding type I pullulanase has protein sequence MKFLRVFFLVLIFMVFVETVFGFEALATGKSAKDFGGNTVLIVHYHRYDGNYNGWNLWVWPHKPQSLEGKSYKFTGKDDFGVLSIVVFQDRYTQLGFIVRLREWEAKDINADRFVDIPESGVAEIWVLEGEMEYYTDPSNVDLSPRVKAAFLDSFQEIYAYLSTPFNTNKWKGKLLISIDGKSVAVKDVTKADPTDISTTKYIKIILESPLKPKDVSKDIKLNIRGYIEKTVIVRKVLDDDEFYYSGDDLGANYSPQRTVFKIWSPVSSKVELLLYDDFNSEKPSKVVEMQRASEGVWTATVEGDLHLTAYKYRFYSYGKIRETVDIHSRAVTRNSEKSVIVDLSKTNFFGWEKEVKPILLAPEDSIIYEIHIADITADQSTNIVHKGKYLGLTEKGATGPEGVKVGLDHLVELGITHVHIMPIHDIYYIKEGEPDQYGWGYDPYLYWVPEGHYSTNPSDPLSRIVEVKKMIKALHENNIRVILDVVYNHTAQTGPGSPFDQTVPYYFYRTDKAGNYTNGSGVGNEIATERPMMRKYIVDSLLYWVREYHVDGFRFDLLGLFDRRTVLEIEKALHKVDPTILLYGEPWGGFGAKVTFTKGDQRGTNVALFNDGFRDAIRGSVFNKTAKGFAFGSRGKETRIKRGVVGSIKYDSKIVDFAADPEETINYVSSHDNQTLWDKNLSAMSSASEEFLKSAQKLSNAIILLSQGIPFLHGGSDFCRTKYGNENSYNAGIEINKFDWARKVKFLDVFEYYKGLIELRKKHIAFRMRTAEDIRSNLTFINTPQKRMVAFIIDGRKLGDTWNKILVVFNANTSPVYFRLPDGEWEMVVDGKIAGIATIKTVKGIVRLDGTSAYVFHSK, from the coding sequence ATGAAGTTTCTGAGAGTATTTTTTCTGGTGTTAATATTCATGGTGTTTGTGGAGACGGTTTTTGGGTTTGAAGCGTTGGCAACCGGTAAATCCGCGAAGGATTTTGGGGGTAATACGGTTTTGATCGTTCATTATCATCGTTACGATGGAAACTATAATGGTTGGAATCTTTGGGTATGGCCTCATAAACCGCAAAGTCTTGAGGGGAAGAGCTATAAGTTCACAGGTAAAGATGATTTTGGAGTACTGTCTATTGTTGTTTTCCAGGACAGATACACGCAATTAGGTTTCATCGTAAGGTTGAGGGAATGGGAAGCAAAGGATATTAACGCCGACCGATTTGTCGATATTCCGGAATCAGGTGTTGCCGAAATATGGGTTTTGGAAGGAGAAATGGAGTATTACACAGATCCTTCTAACGTTGATCTTAGTCCGAGGGTGAAGGCGGCATTTTTGGATAGTTTTCAGGAAATTTATGCCTACCTCTCAACTCCTTTTAACACCAACAAATGGAAAGGAAAACTTTTGATCAGTATTGATGGAAAAAGCGTGGCGGTTAAAGATGTAACAAAAGCAGATCCAACGGACATTTCTACTACAAAATATATAAAGATAATCCTTGAATCGCCCTTAAAACCAAAGGATGTTTCAAAAGATATAAAGTTGAATATAAGAGGTTACATTGAAAAAACTGTTATTGTACGGAAAGTCCTTGACGATGATGAATTTTATTACAGTGGGGATGACCTTGGAGCAAACTATTCACCTCAGCGTACCGTTTTCAAAATCTGGTCACCGGTTTCTTCGAAAGTGGAACTACTCCTTTACGATGATTTCAATTCGGAAAAACCGTCAAAGGTTGTGGAAATGCAAAGAGCCTCTGAAGGGGTATGGACAGCTACTGTTGAGGGAGATCTTCACCTTACAGCATATAAATATCGCTTCTATTCCTACGGTAAGATCAGGGAAACCGTGGACATTCATTCCAGGGCGGTTACCAGAAACAGTGAAAAGTCTGTAATTGTTGATCTATCCAAGACGAATTTTTTCGGTTGGGAGAAGGAGGTAAAACCAATCCTGCTCGCTCCGGAGGATTCTATAATTTATGAAATTCACATCGCCGATATCACCGCTGATCAATCAACGAATATCGTTCACAAGGGGAAATATCTCGGACTTACCGAAAAAGGCGCAACGGGCCCCGAAGGAGTAAAAGTGGGGCTTGACCATCTTGTGGAATTGGGAATTACCCATGTCCATATAATGCCGATTCATGATATTTATTACATCAAAGAAGGCGAGCCGGATCAGTATGGCTGGGGCTATGATCCCTATCTTTACTGGGTTCCCGAAGGGCATTACAGTACGAATCCTTCCGATCCTCTTTCAAGAATCGTTGAGGTAAAAAAGATGATAAAGGCCCTTCATGAAAATAATATCAGGGTTATCCTTGATGTGGTTTATAACCATACTGCTCAAACCGGCCCGGGCTCTCCTTTCGACCAGACGGTTCCTTATTACTTCTATCGAACAGATAAAGCCGGGAATTATACGAATGGCTCAGGTGTTGGAAACGAAATTGCCACCGAACGACCGATGATGAGAAAGTACATTGTTGATTCACTGCTTTACTGGGTTAGGGAGTATCATGTTGATGGTTTCAGGTTTGATCTTCTTGGCCTGTTTGACAGGAGAACAGTTTTAGAGATAGAAAAGGCTCTCCATAAGGTGGATCCAACGATACTTCTGTATGGTGAACCCTGGGGAGGCTTTGGTGCGAAGGTTACCTTTACCAAAGGCGATCAAAGAGGGACCAATGTTGCCCTTTTTAACGATGGTTTCAGAGATGCCATCCGGGGTAGCGTTTTCAATAAGACGGCGAAAGGCTTCGCGTTTGGTTCAAGAGGGAAGGAAACAAGAATTAAACGCGGTGTTGTGGGCAGTATAAAATACGACAGCAAAATCGTTGATTTTGCCGCGGATCCTGAAGAAACGATAAACTACGTTTCTTCCCACGACAATCAAACCCTCTGGGATAAGAACCTGAGCGCTATGTCGAGTGCTTCCGAAGAGTTTCTTAAGTCAGCCCAGAAATTATCGAATGCGATCATTTTGCTTTCTCAGGGAATCCCATTCCTTCACGGCGGTAGCGACTTCTGCCGGACCAAGTATGGTAACGAAAACAGTTATAATGCCGGAATTGAGATCAACAAATTCGATTGGGCGAGAAAAGTCAAATTTCTGGATGTTTTCGAATATTACAAAGGGCTTATAGAGCTCAGGAAAAAGCACATCGCCTTCAGGATGAGGACGGCAGAGGATATACGCTCGAACCTTACCTTTATAAACACGCCGCAAAAGCGCATGGTAGCGTTTATTATAGACGGCAGAAAGCTTGGAGACACCTGGAACAAAATTCTTGTGGTTTTCAACGCCAACACTTCCCCCGTTTATTTCAGGTTGCCGGATGGGGAATGGGAAATGGTTGTTGATGGGAAGATTGCCGGGATAGCCACAATAAAAACCGTTAAGGGTATCGTAAGGCTTGATGGAACAAGTGCGTATGTGTTTCATAGTAAATAA
- a CDS encoding MogA/MoaB family molybdenum cofactor biosynthesis protein, whose protein sequence is MYRSSVIRVLETGYLDETRSAALECKRILEAHGYKLAKQLDVEPIMSNLKDAIYTLTRETGLVVILGGTGLLSQDISPEALLSIIDKRATGLEVAMIHSALKHDPGLALYRCTAGTILNSVVLCIPGFVESVSWLLEPILDSLKVLIDQLNQEDG, encoded by the coding sequence ATGTACAGAAGCTCTGTAATAAGGGTTCTTGAAACCGGCTATCTGGATGAAACCCGTTCCGCCGCACTGGAGTGCAAGAGGATACTGGAAGCGCATGGGTACAAACTGGCTAAACAACTGGATGTGGAACCAATTATGAGCAATTTGAAGGACGCTATATATACCTTAACGCGGGAGACAGGGCTTGTTGTGATTCTTGGCGGAACCGGGTTGTTAAGTCAAGACATTTCCCCGGAGGCTCTTCTTTCGATCATCGATAAACGTGCGACAGGTCTGGAGGTCGCTATGATCCACAGTGCTCTGAAACACGATCCAGGGTTGGCGCTTTATCGTTGTACCGCCGGTACGATACTGAATTCGGTGGTTTTGTGTATCCCGGGGTTTGTGGAATCAGTGTCGTGGCTTTTAGAGCCTATTCTGGATAGTTTGAAGGTGCTAATAGATCAACTGAATCAGGAGGACGGATAA
- a CDS encoding deoxynucleoside kinase has product MFTKFRGKYVAIEGVIGVGKTTLVRYLSQEYALPPVLEVVEENPFLSKFYEDMERWAFQTQLFFLVSRFDQQEKLKKTLQMGMGAVSDYIFDKDRLFASLTLKGEHLGLYERIFGLLKSHTPTPDLVVYLYADIDVLMERIALRDRPFERSMDRGYISNLAEAYESFFGNYACAPVLKIDTTEMDFVRNHSDLKKIYSLIEERLP; this is encoded by the coding sequence GTGTTCACGAAGTTTAGAGGAAAATATGTAGCAATTGAAGGGGTTATCGGGGTAGGAAAGACAACGCTCGTGAGGTATCTCTCTCAAGAGTATGCACTGCCGCCAGTTCTTGAGGTTGTTGAAGAAAACCCTTTTCTATCGAAGTTTTATGAAGACATGGAACGTTGGGCTTTTCAGACCCAACTTTTCTTTCTTGTGAGCAGGTTCGATCAGCAGGAGAAGTTGAAGAAAACTCTTCAGATGGGAATGGGTGCTGTTTCTGATTATATATTTGATAAGGACAGGCTCTTCGCCAGCCTGACTCTGAAAGGTGAGCATCTAGGCCTTTATGAAAGAATTTTTGGGCTTCTCAAGAGCCACACGCCCACGCCGGACCTGGTTGTTTATCTTTATGCAGATATTGATGTTCTCATGGAAAGGATTGCTTTGAGGGATCGACCTTTCGAAAGAAGCATGGATAGAGGTTATATTTCGAACCTTGCCGAAGCCTATGAAAGCTTTTTTGGGAACTACGCATGCGCGCCGGTGTTGAAAATCGATACGACAGAAATGGACTTTGTGAGAAACCACAGTGATCTCAAAAAGATATACTCGTTGATAGAGGAGAGATTACCATGA
- a CDS encoding deoxynucleoside kinase — protein MIIGICGNIGAGKSSLTSLLQKELGFTAVYEAVDENPFLEDFYRDMHRWAFHSQLFFLIKRFDFLKKVKDEGTVILQDRTIYEDVEIFARNLHMMKYIDERDWKLYHDTFTTLSDHLTPPSGLIYIKCSLPTLLKRIQKRGRGYESDIDPRYLERLNNLYEEWFSRFELSPKLVVDGDKLDFVENPEDRKIVLEQVSGFVKNIATGVQSKLFNGGKT, from the coding sequence ATGATAATAGGTATTTGCGGAAATATAGGAGCCGGGAAATCTTCTTTGACATCGCTTTTACAAAAAGAATTGGGATTTACAGCCGTTTACGAAGCGGTAGATGAAAACCCATTCCTCGAAGATTTTTATAGGGATATGCATAGATGGGCCTTTCATTCTCAACTCTTTTTTCTAATAAAGCGTTTTGATTTCCTGAAGAAGGTGAAGGATGAGGGAACGGTTATCCTGCAAGACAGGACTATTTACGAAGATGTTGAAATATTTGCCCGAAACCTTCATATGATGAAATACATAGATGAAAGAGATTGGAAGCTGTATCATGATACCTTTACAACCCTTTCGGACCATTTAACCCCGCCTTCAGGACTGATATATATAAAATGCTCACTGCCGACGCTGTTGAAGCGTATCCAGAAACGCGGCCGGGGTTACGAGTCGGATATCGATCCCAGGTATCTGGAAAGGCTCAATAATCTTTATGAAGAATGGTTTAGCAGATTTGAATTATCTCCAAAACTTGTGGTTGATGGTGATAAATTGGATTTCGTGGAAAACCCAGAGGATAGAAAAATAGTTTTGGAACAGGTTAGCGGTTTTGTAAAAAATATTGCAACAGGTGTTCAATCAAAACTTTTCAACGGTGGCAAAACATAA
- a CDS encoding PQQ-binding-like beta-propeller repeat protein, with amino-acid sequence MKRFLVVLLAILLLTLTGFGIELKINTVTAKPFITGPGGRVLLRCDAKGSRLLAYEWIVMDGKILKDYGNGVAIWQAPEKDGAYKIRVIVDNGIEKVEGEVVVKVDSTSENRPPFQPDVIFPKDGVEEIPLDALLFWGADDPDGDVLFYNIYLSTATPLTEPIEIGYFTPDYPNTFAPELESNKWYYWKIVADDGRGMQSESPVWSFRTFDFPPELDLPEQVVTEGELLSVNLEEHASDPDSADLSFALISGPGTVENSSYSYTPDFDVVESGPDASRTFLVKIGVTDDYGKKASSEFVLTVLNKNRVPFAPFNCFPADGATELPTDTVLSWASKDLDGDELFADLYLGESPDDLQLVDSGIQGTVENVDETGAKDYAFEIQPILKPHTRYFWKVDVYDYADSTSSEIMSFETLNHLPELSVPDQEATETETVVVKLGEYAHDPDGDSLSFKLVSGVGALIEKEDGVYYEYKTDYYASGTYIVEIEVSDGIDSVLDQFTVTVYDLNQAPMVDLVSPVDGATNQGLELTLRWIGKDLDGDKIVYDVYYGIDGLPDVAVIEGIEDTSVTVTLEPHSKYVWKVVAHDVRPDSLTGESQTWSFTTLNNPPDLLDAEFDIKENETLEIDFRDYTTEIDGDPLAYELLSGNGTLTPEGLYSWTPSFEASGTHFIKVSVTDGIDGAVKVYRITVYDVNRMPTVELVAPENGAVFDAAEQPEVKLTWNASDPDGDKLLFNLYITDLITGETLSFDALEHLEKSFALKPHTNYQWKVKVWDDRPDSLSSETDVWSFGTINHKPEIAIPDVSINEGATLTVNLLDYASDVDGDVLGFEVVEGPGEIIDGSYVYTPDYDTAGEHLVKVSVTDSIDEVATEFTITVVNVPQKPILIEPENGTINVTPFVTLKWTHSEYDYEGILYDVYFGETADSLEKIAENTADTELKLPRLEYGKTYYWKVVAKDNGFEAESDVWSFTPTIFIDVLWKHLQDGLIYSSAACLENSPIYNIVDGKLYAYNPENGEVVWKFETGAQVEQSTPSIDDYGTIYFGTTNGVLYAVNPDGTEKWSVKLNGKINASPAISGDRTIYIGTASGYFYAVSPAGTILWELKIGSKIVSSPAVGNDGTVYFGAADKKLYAVDYAGNIEWSFETGDWVESSPAIAENGDIIFGSDDGILYRVDRNGNLVWTFETANPIRGGAVIGPDGTVYVGSYDWKLYAINPDGTERWSFETNGPVHSVPTLTKDGNIIFGSMDGGLYSLKSDGSIKWRLITDGWIWASPLVTDDGTVYIGSHDRYMYALSDDNGGIANGQWPTFALNSARTGNLQPVVIPREVLDILSDSLYIVKLKEFADFNVETLVNNGAVKTESGYVVWESAVKEKLEALTDIDGNIPIVDLGEASIKYVVDENGNLYAGPVADTAKQLALLAIPANLNYKDFEGNYLSTEVVSEPKDAALETSIKTTLLMALISEEYKELLANGVVTGGPENYYEFYNEPVIFYNATGTDITITRAWLIHIWKHEKVSEEYLKYADEWNKKWSPIVPDASTGIEFSKTLKLTFEGVETDSVFVETYNENFASPKILLKENETILEISGIGNTKSTVLLDDEFPTTVEMKSISNWLVTRHVISIATLGGIVEASASEIPADGYDQNPQPEQVVFTPGTNR; translated from the coding sequence ATGAAAAGGTTTTTGGTCGTCTTATTGGCTATTCTTTTGTTGACCCTCACAGGCTTTGGAATTGAGCTAAAGATCAACACAGTTACCGCAAAGCCTTTTATCACGGGGCCAGGTGGAAGGGTATTGTTACGTTGTGATGCTAAAGGTTCAAGATTGCTTGCCTACGAATGGATTGTCATGGATGGGAAGATACTGAAAGATTATGGAAATGGCGTTGCAATCTGGCAAGCTCCAGAAAAAGATGGTGCGTATAAGATACGTGTCATCGTTGATAATGGTATTGAGAAAGTTGAGGGAGAGGTTGTTGTAAAAGTTGACAGTACCTCAGAGAATCGACCACCATTTCAGCCTGATGTTATTTTTCCAAAAGACGGTGTAGAGGAAATACCACTAGATGCGTTGTTATTCTGGGGAGCAGATGACCCGGATGGAGATGTTCTTTTCTACAATATCTATCTGTCAACTGCTACACCTCTTACTGAACCGATTGAAATCGGTTATTTCACACCGGATTACCCAAATACGTTTGCACCTGAACTTGAAAGTAACAAATGGTACTACTGGAAGATTGTAGCTGACGATGGCAGAGGGATGCAATCGGAAAGCCCCGTTTGGTCCTTCAGAACCTTTGATTTCCCACCTGAGTTAGATCTTCCAGAGCAGGTTGTAACAGAAGGAGAACTGCTTTCTGTAAATCTTGAAGAGCATGCCAGCGATCCTGACAGCGCTGACTTGAGTTTTGCATTGATTTCGGGACCTGGAACGGTTGAGAATAGCAGCTACAGTTACACGCCGGATTTCGATGTTGTCGAATCAGGACCGGACGCCTCCAGAACCTTCCTGGTTAAAATAGGGGTAACCGACGATTACGGCAAGAAAGCCTCTTCTGAATTCGTGCTTACAGTTCTTAATAAAAATCGTGTACCTTTTGCTCCATTCAACTGTTTTCCGGCAGACGGAGCAACTGAATTGCCAACTGATACGGTGCTAAGCTGGGCCAGCAAAGATCTCGACGGTGATGAACTTTTTGCTGATCTGTACCTTGGGGAATCCCCAGACGATCTTCAGCTTGTAGATTCGGGAATTCAGGGAACAGTTGAAAATGTGGACGAAACGGGTGCAAAAGACTATGCTTTCGAGATTCAACCGATTTTGAAACCTCACACAAGGTACTTCTGGAAGGTTGATGTTTACGATTATGCTGATTCTACGAGTAGCGAGATTATGAGCTTTGAGACCCTTAATCATCTACCTGAGCTCAGTGTACCGGATCAGGAAGCTACGGAAACTGAAACCGTGGTAGTTAAACTGGGTGAGTACGCCCATGATCCTGACGGAGATTCTTTGAGCTTTAAACTCGTTTCTGGAGTTGGCGCTCTCATTGAAAAGGAAGACGGTGTGTATTACGAATACAAAACAGATTATTATGCTTCAGGAACGTATATTGTTGAAATTGAAGTTTCTGATGGTATAGATTCGGTGTTAGATCAATTTACAGTTACTGTATACGATCTCAACCAGGCACCAATGGTTGACCTTGTTTCTCCTGTTGATGGGGCAACCAATCAGGGGCTTGAGCTGACTCTGAGATGGATTGGTAAAGATCTTGATGGAGATAAGATCGTATACGATGTTTACTATGGTATCGATGGTTTACCAGATGTAGCGGTCATAGAAGGTATTGAGGATACGAGTGTTACGGTTACGCTCGAACCTCACTCGAAGTATGTGTGGAAAGTTGTTGCCCATGATGTCAGACCTGATTCACTTACCGGCGAAAGTCAGACATGGAGTTTCACTACCCTGAACAATCCACCTGATTTGCTGGATGCTGAGTTTGACATCAAAGAGAATGAAACTCTTGAGATTGACTTCAGGGATTACACCACAGAAATTGATGGCGATCCTCTTGCGTACGAGTTGCTTTCAGGCAACGGTACTCTCACGCCTGAAGGTCTCTATAGCTGGACACCTTCCTTTGAAGCATCCGGGACTCATTTCATAAAGGTTAGTGTTACTGATGGAATCGATGGTGCCGTTAAGGTTTACAGAATAACCGTGTACGATGTCAATAGAATGCCAACCGTTGAACTGGTTGCTCCTGAAAACGGGGCCGTTTTCGACGCTGCAGAACAGCCTGAAGTGAAACTTACATGGAATGCTTCTGATCCCGACGGTGATAAACTGCTCTTCAACCTTTACATAACTGATCTGATAACTGGCGAGACCCTGTCTTTCGACGCTCTTGAGCACTTAGAGAAGAGCTTTGCTCTCAAACCACACACAAATTACCAGTGGAAGGTTAAAGTCTGGGATGACAGACCGGATTCATTGAGCAGCGAAACCGATGTGTGGAGCTTTGGAACAATCAACCACAAACCTGAGATAGCAATCCCGGACGTGAGTATAAACGAAGGAGCCACTCTGACAGTAAATCTACTTGATTACGCTAGCGATGTTGACGGTGACGTTCTCGGCTTTGAAGTTGTCGAAGGCCCCGGTGAAATCATTGATGGTAGTTATGTTTACACACCAGACTACGATACAGCTGGCGAGCATTTAGTTAAGGTTAGCGTAACTGACAGTATAGATGAAGTTGCTACTGAGTTCACAATCACTGTCGTGAACGTTCCTCAGAAACCCATCTTGATTGAACCGGAAAACGGAACAATAAATGTGACACCGTTTGTAACGCTCAAATGGACACATTCCGAATACGACTACGAAGGAATTCTGTACGATGTTTACTTCGGTGAAACGGCTGATAGCCTGGAAAAGATTGCTGAAAACACGGCGGATACTGAATTAAAACTTCCAAGGTTAGAATACGGTAAAACCTACTACTGGAAAGTTGTAGCGAAAGATAATGGATTTGAAGCCGAAAGTGATGTATGGTCATTTACGCCAACTATCTTTATCGACGTTCTCTGGAAACATCTGCAGGACGGATTGATTTATTCATCTGCTGCCTGTCTTGAAAATAGCCCAATTTACAACATTGTGGATGGAAAACTCTATGCTTACAATCCAGAAAACGGCGAGGTAGTCTGGAAATTTGAAACTGGTGCTCAAGTAGAACAATCAACGCCATCTATTGACGATTATGGCACCATTTACTTTGGTACCACAAATGGTGTTCTCTACGCCGTAAATCCAGATGGTACGGAAAAATGGTCAGTCAAGCTCAACGGTAAGATAAACGCCAGCCCTGCTATATCTGGTGATAGGACCATTTACATTGGTACAGCTAGTGGATACTTCTACGCTGTTTCTCCTGCGGGAACTATCCTGTGGGAACTCAAAATAGGTTCGAAGATTGTTTCCAGCCCGGCTGTTGGAAATGATGGAACGGTTTACTTTGGTGCTGCAGATAAGAAGCTTTATGCTGTCGATTATGCTGGAAACATTGAATGGAGCTTCGAAACCGGTGATTGGGTCGAATCAAGTCCTGCGATTGCCGAAAATGGAGACATTATTTTCGGTTCCGATGATGGAATCCTCTACAGAGTTGATAGAAATGGAAATCTCGTGTGGACATTTGAAACAGCCAATCCAATAAGAGGCGGAGCAGTTATAGGACCTGATGGAACGGTTTACGTAGGATCTTATGACTGGAAGCTCTATGCTATCAATCCTGATGGTACCGAACGCTGGAGCTTCGAGACCAATGGACCCGTTCACTCCGTTCCGACGTTGACAAAAGATGGAAACATTATCTTTGGTTCCATGGATGGAGGCCTTTACTCTCTGAAATCCGATGGAAGCATTAAATGGAGGCTTATAACAGATGGCTGGATCTGGGCAAGCCCGCTGGTAACTGATGATGGAACAGTGTACATTGGATCCCACGATAGATATATGTACGCACTTAGCGATGATAATGGTGGCATCGCTAACGGCCAGTGGCCAACATTTGCACTCAATAGTGCCAGAACTGGAAATCTCCAGCCTGTAGTAATACCTCGTGAAGTTCTTGACATTTTGAGCGATTCCCTCTATATAGTGAAACTTAAAGAGTTTGCTGACTTCAACGTTGAAACACTAGTAAACAATGGAGCTGTAAAAACCGAAAGTGGTTATGTAGTTTGGGAAAGCGCAGTGAAAGAAAAGCTAGAAGCTCTGACTGATATTGATGGAAATATTCCAATTGTCGATCTCGGAGAAGCAAGTATAAAGTATGTTGTTGATGAAAACGGTAATCTCTATGCCGGACCAGTCGCCGATACAGCCAAACAACTGGCTCTGCTCGCAATTCCAGCAAACCTCAACTACAAGGACTTTGAAGGGAATTACTTGAGTACTGAAGTGGTTTCCGAGCCGAAAGACGCCGCTCTTGAAACCTCTATTAAGACAACGCTGCTTATGGCTTTGATCAGCGAGGAATACAAAGAGCTTCTTGCAAATGGGGTTGTAACGGGTGGTCCGGAAAATTACTACGAATTCTACAATGAGCCTGTAATCTTCTATAACGCCACGGGTACCGACATCACGATAACCAGGGCATGGCTCATCCACATATGGAAACATGAAAAGGTCAGTGAGGAATACCTGAAGTACGCCGATGAGTGGAACAAGAAATGGTCACCAATCGTTCCAGATGCCAGTACAGGTATCGAATTTAGTAAGACACTAAAACTGACCTTTGAAGGTGTAGAAACAGATTCCGTTTTTGTCGAAACCTACAATGAAAACTTTGCTTCTCCTAAGATCCTGCTCAAGGAGAACGAAACGATTCTCGAAATCTCCGGTATCGGGAACACGAAGAGCACGGTCCTGCTTGACGATGAGTTCCCAACCACGGTCGAGATGAAGTCGATCAGTAACTGGCTCGTGACGAGGCATGTAATATCCATTGCAACACTTGGTGGAATTGTCGAGGCTTCTGCCAGTGAAATACCGGCTGACGGTTACGATCAGAATCCACAACCTGAACAGGTGGTGTTCACACCGGGTACCAACAGATAA